In Nostoc sp. GT001, a genomic segment contains:
- a CDS encoding pyruvate kinase, which translates to MPNSSLQTPNLAADLSGPENLLTALRELRTTVYQEGQAIFDKWRSHIQRPAFIDSSLNLAYYLALRRHDLRFLQTALMPWGLSSLGRIEARVLPNLDAVIATLAAICQPFDQSLTQRPPLAAFFEGERLLQQHTEDLFGISSSDRRVRIMVTLPTEAASNYELVKDLIQRGCDCMRINCAHDSSSEWLAMIVNIRLAEVETGRACKVLMDLGGSKPRTEGVISPNDQERIFRGDHLLLTREIPTQIHRDYFQASCSIPEVLDQLQVGATVWIDDGHIGARVCAIEPTGVMLQIVHARSKGDKLLADKGLNFPDTELCLSPITDQDRQDLNFIAHHADIVGYSFVQEAGDIALLQQELRVGVARRRHRLPDNIEIPAIIAKIETPKAVRNLPELIVQAAGVQPFGIMIARGDLAVEIGYQRLAEIQEEILWLCEAAHIPVIWATQVLENLVKHGIPSRAEITDVAMAERAECVMLNKGAYIADAVTIVDDVLVRMQAHQMKKTPQLRALHSW; encoded by the coding sequence ATGCCAAACTCTAGCTTACAAACCCCAAATTTAGCAGCCGATCTATCAGGACCTGAAAATTTGCTGACTGCATTGCGAGAACTTCGTACCACCGTTTATCAAGAAGGACAGGCAATTTTTGACAAATGGCGATCGCATATTCAACGTCCAGCTTTTATTGATAGCAGTTTGAATTTAGCTTACTACCTAGCTTTGCGTCGCCATGATTTACGCTTTCTGCAAACGGCTTTGATGCCTTGGGGTCTATCCTCTCTGGGTCGGATTGAAGCACGAGTTTTACCTAACTTAGATGCTGTGATTGCAACATTGGCAGCAATTTGTCAGCCTTTTGATCAGTCATTAACCCAACGTCCACCACTGGCGGCATTCTTTGAAGGTGAACGTCTGCTGCAACAGCATACTGAAGATTTATTTGGGATATCATCAAGCGATCGCCGAGTGCGAATCATGGTTACATTACCAACCGAAGCTGCAAGTAACTATGAGTTAGTCAAGGATTTGATCCAGCGAGGATGTGACTGTATGCGAATTAACTGCGCTCATGACTCCTCAAGTGAATGGTTAGCGATGATTGTGAATATCCGACTAGCCGAGGTAGAAACAGGACGTGCTTGTAAAGTCTTGATGGATTTAGGTGGCTCTAAACCTCGGACGGAAGGGGTAATCAGTCCCAATGACCAGGAACGCATATTTAGAGGAGATCATTTACTATTAACCCGTGAAATTCCAACTCAGATTCACCGTGACTATTTCCAGGCAAGTTGTTCTATCCCAGAAGTTTTAGACCAATTACAGGTAGGTGCAACAGTTTGGATTGATGATGGCCACATTGGGGCGCGTGTTTGTGCCATTGAGCCTACAGGTGTAATGCTGCAAATTGTACACGCCCGATCTAAAGGTGACAAGCTGCTTGCTGATAAAGGTTTGAACTTTCCAGATACAGAACTGTGTCTAAGTCCAATTACTGATCAAGATCGGCAAGATTTGAACTTTATCGCCCATCATGCAGATATTGTCGGCTACTCCTTTGTTCAAGAAGCGGGCGATATTGCGCTTTTGCAACAAGAATTACGCGTAGGCGTAGCCCGTCGTAGACATCGCTTACCCGATAATATAGAAATACCTGCCATTATCGCTAAAATTGAAACACCTAAAGCCGTTCGCAATCTACCAGAGTTAATTGTGCAAGCAGCTGGTGTACAACCTTTTGGAATCATGATTGCTAGAGGCGATCTTGCTGTTGAGATTGGCTATCAACGTTTGGCTGAAATTCAAGAAGAAATTTTGTGGTTGTGTGAAGCAGCCCATATACCTGTAATTTGGGCGACTCAGGTTTTAGAAAATCTAGTTAAACATGGTATTCCTTCACGAGCCGAAATCACCGATGTGGCAATGGCCGAACGTGCAGAATGTGTCATGTTGAATAAAGGAGCATATATTGCTGATGCAGTGACAATTGTAGATGATGTGTTGGTAAGAATGCAAGCACACCAAATGAAAAAAACGCCTCAACTCAGAGCTTTACATTCTTGGTAG
- a CDS encoding cation-transporting P-type ATPase — MNENHQIWSLTSQQVYKNLITTPQGLSESEANLRLKQHGYNELPEPQTRPLILRFIDQLTHFMALLLWVAGTLAFISQTPELGWAIWAVIWINAIFSFWQEFQAEKALSALKQVLPNQVKAYRDSTLCTIPARELVPGDVIQLEEGDKISADARLVESQSLYVDVSILTGESLPVPRSSEPVATENLRALDATNLVFAGSTVAAGRGLAVVDATGTHTEFGQVAHLTANVKREASTLEVQISRVVHIITIIAISMGVVVFLLTNFLVGMGIKESFIFGIGIIVAFVPEGLLPTVSLALAIGVKRMAKENALVRRLSAVETLSATTVICTDKTGTLTKNEMTVRKLWIPGAKINVTGVGYEPKGEVEITNFECEPQVRLLLAGAALCSNARLNHPPGSSQWQVLGDPTEAALLVVAIKAGFKLEDLQHQVPRLREVPFDSHRRMMTVLLASSLEFAQPTQKTENALQIFTKGAPLDVLQHSQFILRDGQQQELTAPERAEVETANDQLASLGYRVLGVATRQGGTELREQENAALEEDLIFIGLVAMIDPPRKEVADAIALCHRAGIQVTMITGDYGLTAAAIAEKIGLINEKFNGKPRVITGEKLGHLSEAQLRQILHKHQQGLVFARVMPEQKLRLVQAYKKLGHVVAVTGDGVNDAPALRAANIGIAMGKNGTDVAREAADIVLVDDNFATIVIAIEQGRAVYQNIRKFITYILASNMAEFLPFLAMVFLKVPPALVILQILAIDLGTDMIPALALGAERPEKGIMTQPPRKKSQTLLDVPLMLRAYCFLGLLEGLAGMTGFFLVWWANGYGITQLQAVSSSILSQSASATTMAIYHQATTVTLAVIVACQDGNVFACRSERVSIFRLGFLTNRFIWLGIGIEWALILAIIYSPTLQKIFATAALQPSQLLLLLICPPLILMADELRKWIVRQTPTVVFDHPIQNIQRQ; from the coding sequence ATGAATGAAAATCATCAAATTTGGTCACTTACCTCTCAACAAGTCTACAAAAACTTAATCACAACTCCCCAAGGACTAAGCGAATCTGAAGCTAATTTACGCCTCAAACAACATGGTTACAACGAACTACCCGAACCGCAAACCCGCCCTTTAATCCTGCGCTTTATTGACCAACTAACCCACTTTATGGCGCTGTTATTATGGGTAGCAGGAACTTTAGCTTTTATTTCTCAAACCCCGGAATTAGGTTGGGCTATCTGGGCAGTAATTTGGATTAATGCAATTTTTAGTTTCTGGCAAGAATTTCAAGCAGAAAAGGCATTATCTGCATTAAAACAAGTATTACCTAACCAAGTAAAAGCTTATCGTGACAGTACGCTGTGTACTATCCCTGCACGCGAGTTAGTTCCAGGGGATGTAATTCAGTTAGAGGAAGGAGATAAAATCTCTGCTGATGCGCGACTGGTGGAAAGCCAATCGTTGTATGTCGATGTTTCGATTTTAACTGGGGAATCTCTACCCGTTCCTCGGTCTTCTGAACCCGTTGCTACAGAAAATCTCCGTGCTTTAGATGCGACTAACTTAGTATTCGCAGGTTCCACTGTTGCCGCAGGCCGGGGATTGGCTGTGGTTGATGCTACGGGTACGCATACAGAATTTGGCCAAGTCGCACATCTAACTGCTAACGTCAAACGTGAAGCCAGCACCTTAGAAGTGCAAATTTCTAGGGTGGTTCACATCATTACAATTATTGCCATCAGCATGGGCGTGGTTGTGTTTTTACTCACTAATTTTTTGGTGGGTATGGGAATCAAAGAAAGCTTCATTTTTGGCATTGGGATTATTGTGGCTTTTGTACCTGAAGGGTTGTTACCAACAGTTAGTCTTGCTTTGGCAATTGGTGTGAAGCGAATGGCCAAAGAAAACGCATTGGTACGTCGTCTTTCAGCAGTGGAAACGTTGAGTGCGACAACAGTTATTTGCACTGACAAAACAGGAACTTTAACTAAAAATGAAATGACTGTCCGCAAGTTGTGGATTCCTGGTGCAAAGATTAATGTTACAGGTGTGGGTTACGAACCAAAAGGTGAAGTCGAAATTACAAATTTTGAGTGTGAACCCCAAGTCAGATTACTATTAGCAGGTGCAGCACTTTGCTCAAATGCACGCTTAAACCATCCCCCAGGTTCGAGTCAGTGGCAAGTATTAGGAGATCCCACCGAAGCAGCTTTGTTGGTTGTGGCAATTAAAGCTGGTTTTAAATTGGAGGATTTGCAGCACCAAGTACCACGATTGCGAGAAGTACCTTTTGATTCTCACCGCCGGATGATGACAGTGTTACTTGCAAGTAGTCTAGAATTTGCTCAACCGACACAAAAGACTGAAAATGCACTACAGATATTTACCAAAGGTGCACCTTTAGATGTATTGCAACATTCTCAGTTTATTTTACGCGACGGACAGCAACAGGAACTAACAGCACCAGAACGCGCAGAGGTGGAGACGGCAAACGATCAACTTGCTAGCCTTGGCTATCGGGTTTTGGGTGTGGCGACAAGACAAGGTGGTACAGAATTACGGGAACAAGAAAATGCTGCCCTAGAAGAAGACCTGATATTTATCGGACTTGTAGCCATGATCGATCCACCTCGAAAAGAAGTTGCAGATGCGATCGCACTTTGTCATCGTGCAGGTATTCAAGTCACAATGATTACAGGTGATTATGGGTTGACGGCAGCTGCGATCGCTGAAAAAATTGGTTTGATTAATGAGAAATTCAATGGTAAACCCAGAGTTATTACAGGTGAAAAATTAGGGCATCTTTCAGAAGCTCAACTCCGACAAATATTACACAAACATCAACAAGGCTTAGTGTTTGCACGGGTGATGCCTGAACAAAAATTAAGACTTGTACAAGCGTATAAAAAGTTAGGTCATGTAGTCGCCGTCACTGGCGATGGCGTCAATGATGCCCCGGCGTTACGTGCTGCTAATATCGGCATTGCAATGGGCAAAAATGGTACAGATGTTGCCCGTGAAGCCGCAGATATTGTTTTGGTTGATGATAACTTTGCAACTATCGTCATCGCCATCGAGCAAGGAAGGGCAGTTTATCAAAATATCCGCAAGTTTATTACTTACATTCTGGCATCAAACATGGCAGAGTTTCTGCCATTTCTGGCAATGGTCTTTTTAAAAGTACCTCCAGCTTTAGTAATTCTGCAAATCTTGGCCATTGACTTAGGAACCGATATGATTCCAGCGCTGGCATTAGGTGCAGAACGTCCAGAAAAAGGCATCATGACCCAACCACCGCGCAAAAAGTCTCAAACCTTACTTGATGTACCTCTGATGCTGCGTGCTTATTGTTTCTTAGGATTACTCGAAGGTTTAGCTGGGATGACGGGCTTTTTCTTAGTTTGGTGGGCAAATGGTTATGGAATTACCCAATTGCAAGCGGTGAGTTCCAGTATTCTTTCGCAATCAGCAAGCGCTACCACAATGGCAATTTACCATCAGGCGACAACTGTAACTTTAGCGGTAATTGTCGCCTGTCAAGATGGCAACGTTTTTGCTTGTCGTTCTGAAAGAGTTTCAATTTTTAGATTGGGTTTCTTGACAAACCGTTTCATTTGGTTGGGGATTGGGATTGAGTGGGCGTTGATTTTGGCGATTATTTACTCTCCAACGTTGCAGAAAATCTTTGCAACTGCGGCTTTACAGCCTTCTCAGTTGTTGCTGTTGCTAATTTGTCCACCGTTGATTTTGATGGCAGATGAATTACGTAAGTGGATTGTGCGACAGACACCGACGGTTGTGTTTGACCATCCTATCCAAAATATCCAACGTCAGTGA
- a CDS encoding bifunctional acetate--CoA ligase family protein/GNAT family N-acetyltransferase, whose product MQLGSDRAYDILRTQHQPLDAIFAPKSIAVIGASERENSVGRTVLWNLISHPFGGTVFPVNPKRHSVLGIKAYPNIAAVPEPVDLVIVATPALTVPSVIGECVDVGVKGAIVLSAGFKEIGTVGAELEQQVLQQVRRGKMRLIGPNCLGVMNPHTGLNATFANSMSMALPGKVGFISQSGALCTAILDWSFHENVGFSAFISIGSMLDVGWGDLIDYLSDDPHTESIVIYMESIGNARSFLSAAREVALTKPIIVIKAGRTAAAAKAAASHTGALTGSDAVFDAAFRRSGVLRVKSIADLFDMAEVLAKQPRPKGPRLTIITNAGGPGVLAADALITDGGELAELSKETYEALNQLLPPQWSHNNPIDLLGDADPIRYAKALEIIAKDPNSDGFLTILTPQAMTDPTQTAYQLKPLAQIGKPVLASWMGDADVEAGAEILNQALIPTFPFPDMAAHVFNYMWRYTYNLRALYETPVLPDNADICDRTIAETIIQQARQAGRTLLTEVESKQVLAAYGIPTVATQIATNAEEAVKLAEEIGYPVVLKVFSQTITHKTDVDGVHLNLHNADAVHEAYNAIASSVTAKVGANSFAGVTVQPMIDLRNSYELILGSSIDAQFGPVLLFGTGGQLVEVFQDKALGLPPLNTTLARRMMEQTRIYKALQGVRGRKAVNLEALEQLLVRFSQLVVEQRLIKEIDINPLLVKAEEISQNSLVALDARIVLHNLDITEAQLPKLAIRPYPTQYVSSWTTRNGIEVTIRPIRPEDEPLMIKLHKTLSEESVFFRYFHLIKLSQRIAHERLTRLCFIDYDREMALVADYQNPETEEHELLAIGRLSKLHGTNEAEFAMLVSDRYQCQGLGTELLKRLLQVGRDENLTLISAEILAENSAMRRVCEKLGFRIHPTAEGSVVRAEMIT is encoded by the coding sequence ATGCAATTGGGAAGCGATCGCGCCTATGATATTTTACGTACCCAGCATCAACCTTTAGATGCCATATTTGCGCCTAAAAGCATTGCCGTAATTGGTGCTAGCGAACGTGAAAATAGTGTCGGTAGAACTGTCCTCTGGAATCTCATCAGCCATCCATTTGGCGGCACGGTATTTCCAGTTAATCCCAAACGACATAGTGTTCTTGGGATCAAAGCTTACCCAAATATTGCGGCTGTGCCAGAACCAGTAGATTTAGTAATTGTAGCCACACCTGCCCTGACAGTTCCTAGTGTAATTGGTGAATGTGTCGATGTAGGAGTTAAGGGAGCGATCGTTCTTTCTGCTGGGTTTAAGGAAATTGGCACTGTTGGGGCAGAATTAGAACAGCAAGTACTCCAGCAAGTGCGCCGGGGCAAAATGCGGCTGATTGGCCCCAACTGTTTAGGTGTAATGAATCCCCATACTGGTTTGAATGCCACCTTTGCCAATAGTATGAGTATGGCTTTGCCTGGTAAGGTTGGCTTTATCAGCCAAAGTGGGGCATTGTGTACAGCAATTTTAGATTGGAGTTTTCACGAGAATGTGGGCTTTAGTGCCTTTATTTCCATTGGTTCAATGCTGGATGTGGGTTGGGGCGATTTGATTGATTATCTCAGTGATGACCCGCATACTGAAAGCATTGTTATTTACATGGAGTCAATTGGAAATGCGCGATCGTTTCTCTCGGCGGCACGAGAGGTAGCGCTGACAAAACCAATTATTGTCATCAAAGCTGGACGGACAGCAGCAGCAGCCAAAGCCGCAGCCTCCCACACAGGTGCATTGACAGGTAGTGATGCCGTATTTGATGCCGCATTTCGCCGGAGTGGGGTTTTACGGGTTAAGAGTATTGCTGACTTGTTCGACATGGCAGAGGTACTGGCAAAGCAACCGCGTCCCAAAGGGCCAAGACTGACAATTATTACCAATGCAGGCGGGCCCGGAGTCTTGGCGGCTGATGCTTTGATTACCGATGGAGGTGAATTAGCAGAATTATCAAAAGAAACCTATGAAGCGCTGAACCAGTTGTTGCCACCCCAATGGAGTCACAATAACCCAATTGACTTACTTGGAGATGCTGATCCCATCCGTTATGCGAAAGCGTTAGAAATTATTGCGAAAGACCCAAATAGTGATGGATTTTTGACGATTCTCACACCGCAAGCAATGACTGACCCTACACAAACAGCGTATCAACTAAAACCATTAGCTCAAATCGGTAAACCCGTACTTGCGAGTTGGATGGGCGATGCAGATGTGGAAGCAGGTGCAGAAATTCTCAACCAAGCTTTAATTCCGACATTCCCTTTTCCCGATATGGCAGCCCATGTATTCAATTATATGTGGCGTTATACTTATAACCTGCGTGCTTTGTATGAAACCCCTGTACTTCCCGATAATGCAGACATTTGCGATCGCACCATTGCAGAGACGATTATTCAACAAGCACGTCAAGCTGGTAGAACTTTACTGACTGAAGTGGAATCAAAGCAAGTTCTGGCTGCTTACGGTATTCCGACAGTAGCAACGCAGATAGCAACCAATGCTGAGGAGGCAGTTAAACTAGCAGAGGAAATTGGTTATCCTGTAGTTTTAAAAGTATTTTCTCAAACCATCACCCATAAAACTGATGTGGACGGGGTGCATTTGAATTTACACAATGCTGATGCAGTACATGAGGCTTATAATGCGATCGCATCATCTGTAACTGCCAAAGTTGGCGCAAATTCTTTTGCTGGTGTCACTGTCCAGCCAATGATAGATTTGAGAAACAGCTATGAATTGATTCTTGGTAGTAGCATTGACGCTCAATTTGGCCCAGTTTTACTATTTGGCACAGGTGGACAGTTAGTAGAAGTATTTCAAGATAAAGCCTTGGGACTTCCGCCATTAAATACTACTTTGGCACGGCGGATGATGGAACAAACCCGAATTTACAAAGCACTACAGGGAGTTAGAGGTAGAAAAGCAGTTAATTTGGAAGCTTTAGAACAGCTTTTAGTACGCTTTAGCCAGCTTGTAGTCGAGCAACGCCTAATTAAAGAAATTGATATTAATCCGCTTTTGGTAAAGGCAGAAGAAATCAGCCAAAACTCTTTAGTTGCACTTGATGCGCGGATTGTTCTTCATAACTTAGATATCACTGAAGCACAATTACCAAAACTAGCAATTCGCCCTTATCCCACACAGTACGTTTCCTCTTGGACAACGCGGAATGGCATCGAAGTAACAATTCGTCCCATTCGCCCAGAAGACGAACCTTTAATGATTAAGTTACATAAGACATTATCTGAAGAAAGCGTTTTTTTCCGCTACTTCCACTTGATTAAACTGAGTCAACGCATTGCTCACGAACGACTCACGCGCCTATGTTTCATTGATTATGACAGAGAAATGGCACTGGTAGCAGACTATCAAAATCCAGAAACGGAAGAACATGAACTTTTAGCTATTGGTAGACTCAGTAAATTGCACGGTACAAATGAAGCTGAATTTGCAATGTTAGTTAGCGATCGCTACCAATGTCAAGGTTTAGGAACTGAGTTACTCAAAAGATTGCTGCAAGTAGGGCGTGATGAAAATTTAACGCTAATTAGTGCCGAAATTCTAGCTGAAAATTCTGCAATGCGAAGAGTCTGCGAAAAGCTGGGCTTTCGTATTCATCCTACTGCTGAGGGTTCAGTGGTGAGGGCAGAAATGATTACTTGA